A single genomic interval of uncultured Pseudodesulfovibrio sp. harbors:
- a CDS encoding DVU0772 family protein, with the protein MSEDTNACKQWLNEVNWDMIHEDAVTLYLEWGNNNYRDAMRSPVTTSGEYSIYFAVDTWEHPKVVLMRMDNYGSTILCSKRLPDDLAKELREEIKDIKGILELTPSIKAWLEKELEK; encoded by the coding sequence ATGAGCGAAGATACCAATGCCTGCAAGCAGTGGCTGAACGAAGTCAACTGGGATATGATTCACGAAGACGCCGTCACCCTGTATCTGGAGTGGGGGAACAACAACTATCGTGACGCCATGCGCTCGCCCGTTACCACCAGCGGTGAATATTCCATTTATTTCGCAGTGGATACCTGGGAGCATCCCAAGGTCGTGCTGATGCGTATGGACAACTATGGTTCCACCATTCTCTGTTCCAAGCGGCTGCCGGATGATCTGGCAAAGGAGCTGCGTGAAGAGATCAAGGATATCAAGGGTATTCTCGAGCTGACACCGTCGATCAAGGCGTGGCTTGAGAAGGAACTGGAAAAGTAG
- a CDS encoding DUF3124 domain-containing protein has translation MRTPLFRMTLTILAIIALAMPAMARTLDMSSGQKVYVPVYSHVYQGPKNRPYNLSALLSIRNVDAKNTITVTAIKYYNDNGEMVKNYLDTPIAIPPMGTREVFIPERDRKGGSGANFTVRWEGGTKVSVPIIQAVMIGTASTQGISFVCDGVVIEEND, from the coding sequence ATGCGTACACCACTATTTCGAATGACCCTGACCATATTGGCGATCATCGCACTTGCCATGCCCGCAATGGCACGAACCCTCGATATGTCTAGCGGACAGAAAGTATACGTGCCGGTTTATTCCCATGTGTATCAAGGCCCGAAAAACCGCCCGTACAATCTCTCCGCCCTGCTCTCCATCCGCAATGTGGACGCCAAGAACACCATCACAGTGACCGCCATCAAGTACTACAACGACAACGGCGAAATGGTGAAAAACTACCTCGACACCCCCATTGCCATCCCACCCATGGGCACCCGCGAAGTGTTCATCCCCGAGCGGGACCGGAAAGGCGGGTCCGGTGCCAACTTCACGGTCCGGTGGGAAGGCGGCACCAAGGTGTCCGTCCCCATCATTCAGGCCGTCATGATTGGCACGGCCTCGACGCAGGGGATATCCTTCGTCTGTGACGGCGTGGTCATCGAGGAAAACGACTAG
- a CDS encoding sulfite exporter TauE/SafE family protein has translation MEPFIITCVLSTFFVAAFLKGTAGLGFATTSLGIMASFVDMRLAIPLVVIPSLLANALVMVDAGGFRTIFRRFWPMFAAAIPGLALGLWLLGESDTALPRAVLGATMALYGAWGLWGGTIRLSGKPRTAGTIGFFTGLVNGLTGSQVMPILPYLISLKLTKNELVQAINTSFTISSVIMLFGLGRLGLFTGEIALISTIGLIPVCVGIWLGGRVRRLLPEAVFRTTVFILLILLGLGLIARVVFM, from the coding sequence ATGGAGCCGTTCATCATCACCTGCGTCCTCTCGACCTTTTTCGTCGCCGCATTCCTCAAGGGTACGGCGGGCCTCGGCTTCGCAACCACCAGCCTCGGCATAATGGCAAGCTTCGTCGACATGCGGCTCGCCATCCCGCTCGTGGTCATCCCTTCCCTGCTCGCCAACGCCCTTGTCATGGTGGACGCTGGCGGCTTCCGAACGATCTTCCGCCGCTTCTGGCCCATGTTCGCGGCCGCGATTCCCGGCCTCGCACTCGGCCTTTGGCTGCTCGGGGAAAGCGACACGGCCCTGCCCCGTGCCGTGCTAGGCGCGACCATGGCCCTCTACGGAGCATGGGGACTGTGGGGCGGCACCATACGCCTTTCGGGAAAACCGCGCACAGCCGGTACGATCGGTTTCTTCACGGGACTGGTCAACGGCCTGACCGGATCGCAGGTCATGCCCATCCTGCCGTATCTCATTTCGCTCAAGCTCACCAAGAATGAGCTGGTGCAGGCGATCAACACGTCCTTCACCATCTCAAGCGTCATCATGCTCTTCGGCCTCGGCAGACTCGGCCTGTTCACCGGGGAAATCGCGCTCATCTCGACCATCGGCCTCATCCCCGTCTGCGTGGGCATCTGGCTTGGCGGGAGAGTACGCCGCCTGCTGCCCGAAGCGGTATTCCGCACGACCGTATTCATCCTGCTCATACTGCTTGGCCTCGGCCTGATCGCCAGAGTCGTGTTCATGTAA
- the argJ gene encoding bifunctional glutamate N-acetyltransferase/amino-acid acetyltransferase ArgJ translates to MNIPKGYTFAVAEAAFKKSGRFDLGAIVSESPAVAAGVFTTNKFQAAPVLQCREMLADGRRMSGFLVNSGQANACTGDEGRANCRETLNLAAKALGVPADELLPASTGVIGAQFDMAKWEAAMGPLAESRATAGPEDVAKAIMTTDTVHKLAEASFEFKGGEVRILGMCKGAGMISPNMATMLSFIMCDADISGEAWQAMLADCVNLSINRVTVDGDMSTNDSVMALANGASGVAIESEDDYILLRKHLLTVLEELAYKIVMDAEGGTKVAFIQVSGAKTDEDAELIARAVGNSPLVKTALFGSDPNWGRIICAAGYSGANFKANDLVLKIGGVLVFRNGTPEPGDMDDLLGPIMQERDIVIHLDVGTGPGSTMLLASDLTREYVSINADYRS, encoded by the coding sequence ATGAATATCCCCAAAGGGTACACCTTCGCTGTGGCAGAGGCCGCATTCAAGAAGTCCGGTCGGTTCGATCTCGGCGCCATTGTCAGTGAATCACCCGCCGTGGCGGCAGGTGTGTTCACCACGAACAAGTTTCAGGCCGCGCCTGTGTTGCAGTGTCGGGAGATGCTTGCGGACGGACGCAGGATGAGCGGTTTTCTGGTCAACTCGGGTCAGGCCAATGCCTGTACCGGCGACGAAGGCCGCGCCAATTGCCGCGAGACGTTGAATCTGGCCGCCAAGGCGCTGGGGGTCCCGGCGGATGAACTACTGCCCGCCTCCACCGGCGTGATCGGCGCACAGTTCGACATGGCAAAGTGGGAAGCCGCCATGGGGCCGCTTGCCGAAAGCCGTGCCACAGCCGGTCCCGAGGATGTCGCCAAGGCGATCATGACCACGGACACCGTGCACAAGCTGGCCGAGGCGTCTTTCGAGTTCAAGGGCGGAGAAGTCCGCATCCTCGGCATGTGCAAGGGCGCGGGCATGATAAGCCCGAATATGGCGACCATGCTCAGCTTCATCATGTGCGATGCGGATATTTCCGGCGAGGCGTGGCAGGCGATGCTTGCCGACTGCGTGAACCTGTCCATCAACCGGGTTACGGTAGACGGCGATATGTCCACCAACGATTCCGTCATGGCGCTTGCCAACGGCGCGTCGGGCGTGGCCATCGAGAGTGAGGACGATTACATCCTGCTGCGAAAGCACCTGCTGACCGTCCTTGAGGAGCTGGCCTATAAAATAGTCATGGACGCCGAGGGCGGCACCAAGGTCGCGTTCATTCAGGTGTCCGGCGCAAAGACCGATGAAGATGCCGAACTGATCGCACGGGCCGTGGGTAATTCCCCGCTGGTCAAGACCGCGTTGTTCGGCTCGGACCCCAACTGGGGACGCATTATCTGCGCTGCGGGATACTCGGGTGCGAATTTCAAGGCCAACGACCTTGTTCTCAAGATCGGCGGCGTGCTGGTGTTCCGCAACGGCACGCCTGAACCGGGTGACATGGACGATCTGCTCGGCCCGATCATGCAGGAGCGCGACATCGTCATTCATCTGGACGTGGGCACGGGGCCGGGAAGCACCATGCTGCTCGCCTCGGACCTGACAAGAGAATATGTGTCAATTAACGCGGATTATCGGTCGTAG
- the dmpI gene encoding 4-oxalocrotonate tautomerase DmpI, which translates to MPILRVETWSGTSKDKKRDLVETLTRETVRILDCPQEAVTVIIDEVDKENWGAAGELCSERFPDK; encoded by the coding sequence ATGCCCATTCTCAGAGTCGAAACATGGTCCGGCACCAGTAAGGACAAGAAACGGGATTTGGTGGAGACGCTGACCCGTGAGACCGTGCGTATTCTCGACTGCCCGCAGGAAGCGGTGACAGTCATTATCGATGAAGTGGACAAGGAGAACTGGGGCGCGGCCGGGGAGCTGTGTTCGGAACGGTTCCCGGACAAGTGA
- a CDS encoding HD domain-containing protein yields MEGTKGRDRLTRLSDFLFECGMLRKTPRTGYQFLGTGSENVAEHSFRTAVVGHILALMADADVARTTYMCLFHDLHEARTGDFNYVNRIYNKSERTQALEHACSGTGLEEDILGYWQELEETASLEAKLAQDADQIDFILNLKEEFDLGNKYAGEWMETAVQRVRTEWGRELAETIAKTDHKDWWFLGPDASWWTRKNGKDKNK; encoded by the coding sequence ATGGAAGGGACCAAAGGACGTGACCGACTTACCCGGTTGTCGGATTTTCTTTTCGAATGCGGCATGCTCAGGAAAACGCCGCGAACCGGATACCAGTTTCTCGGCACCGGCAGCGAAAATGTTGCCGAGCATTCGTTCCGTACGGCAGTGGTCGGGCATATCCTTGCCCTTATGGCCGACGCTGACGTGGCGCGCACGACATACATGTGCCTGTTCCACGACCTGCATGAGGCGCGTACCGGGGATTTCAACTACGTCAACCGCATATACAACAAGTCCGAACGCACACAGGCCCTGGAGCATGCTTGTTCGGGCACCGGTCTTGAGGAAGACATTCTCGGCTACTGGCAGGAGCTTGAGGAGACCGCAAGCCTTGAGGCGAAGCTGGCCCAGGATGCGGACCAGATCGATTTCATCCTGAATCTCAAGGAAGAGTTCGACCTCGGCAACAAGTACGCTGGCGAGTGGATGGAAACCGCGGTGCAGCGCGTGCGGACCGAATGGGGCCGTGAACTTGCCGAAACCATCGCCAAAACCGACCACAAGGATTGGTGGTTCCTCGGCCCGGATGCGTCATGGTGGACCCGGAAGAACGGCAAGGACAAAAACAAGTAG
- a CDS encoding ABC transporter permease has protein sequence MAEKAQGTEFSIPMPTALLRRVTDELGAMFLFMLESLALMFAGFGQVSKTIRQIYFIGVQSVSVIALIGLFTGMVMGMQLYYALSVFGADGFLGTGVALAMVRELAPVLSAIMLTGRAGSAMTAEIGVMRISEQIDALTIMDINPMRYLVAPKMAACLLSFPILTAFFNLIALWGGWLTGVKLLGANEGVYWSRVQSSLDWPDIEGGFIKAIIFGLLVCTICCFEGYFTHTRSGHAGPEGVSQSTTNAVVKSCVVILAADYILTSLLW, from the coding sequence ATGGCCGAAAAGGCGCAGGGGACTGAATTTTCCATACCGATGCCTACCGCGTTATTGCGGAGAGTTACAGATGAATTGGGCGCAATGTTCCTGTTCATGCTCGAGTCTCTTGCGCTCATGTTCGCTGGCTTCGGGCAGGTCTCCAAGACCATTCGTCAGATATATTTCATAGGTGTCCAGTCCGTGAGCGTCATCGCGCTGATCGGCCTGTTCACCGGCATGGTCATGGGTATGCAGCTTTACTATGCGCTGTCCGTGTTCGGTGCCGATGGATTTCTCGGGACGGGCGTGGCGCTGGCCATGGTCCGGGAACTCGCGCCGGTGTTGTCCGCCATCATGCTGACCGGGCGTGCCGGTTCCGCCATGACCGCCGAGATCGGCGTGATGCGAATCTCCGAGCAGATCGATGCCCTGACGATCATGGACATCAACCCCATGCGGTATCTGGTCGCACCGAAAATGGCGGCTTGCCTGCTCAGTTTTCCGATTCTCACCGCATTCTTCAACCTCATCGCCCTGTGGGGCGGCTGGCTGACCGGCGTCAAGCTGCTGGGAGCCAACGAGGGCGTATACTGGTCGCGGGTGCAGTCGTCCCTTGACTGGCCCGACATCGAGGGCGGTTTCATCAAGGCGATTATCTTCGGCCTGCTCGTCTGCACCATCTGCTGTTTCGAAGGATATTTCACGCACACCCGTTCCGGTCACGCCGGTCCCGAGGGTGTCAGCCAGTCCACCACCAATGCGGTGGTCAAGTCCTGTGTCGTCATTCTTGCGGCGGATTACATTTTGACGTCGCTTCTGTGGTAG
- a CDS encoding ATP-binding cassette domain-containing protein, producing the protein MSNAPGIRLENLTIGYGGNPVVSDLNIEFPGGKLSMVVGGSGSGKSTLLRHVLQLQPAISGNIFMGGHEIGHLPRRKRSCLRQRMGVLFQDGAMLGSLRLKDNIALPLREHTRFKEKQIMEIVRNRLELVGLGHALDLFPNELSGGMRKRAGLARALVMDPQILFCDEPTSGLDPVMSAELDQLLLEMMRHFDMTMMVVTHDLSSMRELADFVVVLGEGAACFKALSRSWRRPRMPICAASSTALLKNGLRRG; encoded by the coding sequence ATGAGTAACGCACCCGGCATACGTCTTGAGAATCTGACCATCGGTTACGGCGGTAACCCCGTGGTCAGCGACCTCAATATTGAATTTCCCGGCGGGAAGCTTTCCATGGTCGTGGGCGGTTCCGGTTCCGGCAAGTCCACCCTGCTGCGGCACGTATTGCAATTGCAGCCTGCCATCAGCGGAAATATTTTCATGGGCGGGCACGAGATCGGCCACCTGCCGCGGCGCAAGCGTAGCTGTCTCCGGCAGCGGATGGGGGTGCTGTTTCAGGACGGTGCCATGCTCGGTTCGCTGCGGCTCAAGGACAATATTGCGCTTCCCCTGCGGGAGCATACCCGCTTCAAGGAAAAACAGATCATGGAGATCGTGCGGAACCGGCTTGAGCTGGTCGGACTGGGGCACGCACTTGATCTGTTTCCCAACGAACTTTCCGGTGGAATGCGTAAACGTGCCGGTCTGGCTCGCGCTCTTGTCATGGACCCGCAGATTCTGTTCTGTGATGAGCCGACTTCAGGGCTTGATCCGGTCATGTCCGCCGAGCTTGATCAGCTTCTGCTTGAAATGATGCGTCATTTCGACATGACCATGATGGTGGTCACGCATGATCTTTCGAGCATGCGTGAACTGGCCGATTTCGTCGTGGTGCTGGGTGAGGGCGCTGCCTGTTTCAAGGCACTATCGAGGAGTTGGAGAAGACCGAGGATGCCTATCTGCGCCGCTTCCTCGACCGCGCTCCTGAAGAACGGACTGCGCCGCGGCTGA
- the mlaD gene encoding outer membrane lipid asymmetry maintenance protein MlaD: MFKLKKETAVGLFVLVGLIAIAYMSIKLGNVQMFSDKYYPVRANFTDISGLKVNAPVQMFGVKIGFVETIGLDQKDAVASVIMMIDKEVKLTDDAIVSVKTNGLIGDKYLKIAPGGLGDPIGAGDTLFDTNPAIDLEDLISKFAFGKV; this comes from the coding sequence ATGTTCAAGTTAAAGAAAGAAACTGCTGTCGGCCTGTTTGTCCTCGTGGGACTCATTGCCATTGCCTACATGAGCATCAAGCTGGGTAACGTCCAGATGTTTTCTGACAAGTACTATCCGGTTCGGGCTAATTTTACGGATATCTCCGGACTCAAGGTGAATGCTCCGGTGCAGATGTTCGGCGTCAAGATCGGTTTCGTGGAGACCATTGGTCTTGATCAGAAGGATGCGGTTGCCAGTGTGATCATGATGATTGACAAAGAGGTCAAGCTCACTGACGATGCCATTGTGTCAGTCAAGACCAACGGCCTTATCGGTGACAAGTATCTGAAGATCGCACCCGGCGGATTGGGGGACCCCATTGGGGCGGGAGACACCTTGTTCGATACGAATCCGGCCATTGATCTGGAAGATCTTATCAGCAAGTTCGCCTTTGGGAAGGTTTAA
- a CDS encoding ABC transporter substrate-binding protein, whose product MILNKLKILLLALCLVAVSASTVFAEQSPQERVKEGADQLIKILSESDIDDPAQHDAKIAELRSVAEKYIDFRLVTMYSVGRPWLKMSKQMQDDLTEAFIQLLERTYLKRIPAYEGQGVQYKKETIKGKKAKVVTEIIDKDKKIVVEFRLKTVRGQWMIYDVVAEGVSLVANYRSQFSQVLNDGTPEELLKLIRKRIKKLDEGGEDESAEPSANS is encoded by the coding sequence ATGATTTTGAATAAATTGAAAATATTGCTTCTGGCGCTGTGTTTGGTCGCGGTCTCCGCGTCTACGGTCTTTGCGGAGCAGTCGCCGCAGGAACGGGTCAAGGAAGGAGCGGACCAGCTTATCAAGATATTGTCTGAAAGCGATATCGATGATCCGGCCCAGCATGATGCCAAAATCGCTGAACTGCGGAGCGTTGCTGAAAAGTATATCGATTTTCGTCTGGTCACCATGTACTCGGTCGGTCGCCCGTGGCTCAAGATGTCCAAGCAGATGCAGGACGACCTGACAGAGGCCTTTATTCAGCTTCTTGAGCGGACGTATCTGAAGCGGATCCCAGCCTATGAAGGGCAGGGCGTTCAGTACAAGAAAGAGACCATCAAGGGCAAGAAAGCCAAAGTCGTCACGGAAATCATTGACAAAGACAAGAAAATTGTAGTTGAATTCCGTTTGAAAACTGTCCGAGGACAGTGGATGATCTATGATGTAGTGGCTGAAGGCGTGAGTCTGGTAGCCAATTATCGGAGTCAGTTCTCTCAGGTTTTGAACGATGGAACCCCTGAAGAGCTGTTGAAGTTGATACGGAAACGGATCAAGAAGCTGGATGAAGGTGGTGAGGACGAAAGTGCCGAGCCGTCTGCCAACTCCTGA
- a CDS encoding VacJ family lipoprotein, with protein sequence MNIRFVVCLMLAALLYLGVGAALASSEGDVEEGVQVAQFSDMKGAGAAADASDFDDFDDMGDEYSDSGKLVADPLKGWNMVWFHFNDAMFHGVLKPVATGYAWLVPAKPRQWVRNFFINLLFPVRFVNNILQGKFDAAYMETSKFLVNTSFGLLGFVDVTEGRKRNWLPEKPTADGLGQTLGKAGFGHGIYLVWPFIGPSSIRESVGWVGDLYLDPLTYTDLTWIERGGIWAYKNVNNLSLELRGNEYEAITEGAIDKYAAVRNAYIRFRAKKVEE encoded by the coding sequence ATGAATATTCGTTTTGTAGTCTGCCTGATGTTGGCCGCCCTCCTTTATCTGGGAGTGGGGGCCGCTCTTGCTTCGTCGGAAGGTGACGTCGAAGAAGGTGTTCAGGTGGCCCAGTTCTCTGATATGAAGGGGGCCGGAGCCGCTGCTGACGCCTCCGATTTTGACGATTTCGATGATATGGGCGACGAGTATTCTGATAGCGGCAAACTGGTTGCCGACCCTCTCAAAGGCTGGAATATGGTCTGGTTCCATTTCAATGACGCCATGTTTCACGGTGTCTTGAAGCCGGTCGCCACGGGATATGCGTGGCTCGTTCCTGCCAAGCCCCGCCAGTGGGTCAGGAATTTCTTCATCAACCTGCTTTTCCCTGTTCGCTTCGTGAACAATATATTGCAGGGCAAGTTCGACGCCGCCTACATGGAAACGTCGAAGTTCCTCGTGAATACCAGTTTCGGTCTCCTCGGTTTTGTTGATGTCACGGAAGGGCGCAAGCGCAACTGGCTTCCCGAGAAACCCACGGCCGACGGGCTTGGGCAGACGCTCGGCAAGGCCGGATTTGGGCACGGCATTTATCTGGTCTGGCCGTTTATCGGTCCCAGTTCCATTCGTGAATCCGTTGGCTGGGTCGGTGACTTGTACCTTGACCCCCTGACGTATACCGACCTTACATGGATCGAGCGGGGCGGCATCTGGGCATACAAGAACGTCAACAACCTGTCGTTGGAACTTCGAGGCAACGAATACGAGGCTATCACCGAAGGTGCCATCGACAAGTATGCCGCAGTGCGTAACGCATATATTCGTTTCCGGGCCAAGAAGGTCGAAGAATAA
- a CDS encoding YfcE family phosphodiesterase, protein MKIAVISDTHMGDVPAWLDLVYAKWLGPADYLIHCGDITSPQAWSYFMQHDNFICVRGNCDWDPQLVDQLDHMATVQIGPLTVGATHGWGPRPQVSCKVAEAFGPEYDLVCYGHTHRRDWSVVQGVQLLNPGSLGEFGSLALVTVDVSGAMDCEFVDAV, encoded by the coding sequence ATGAAAATCGCCGTTATTTCCGATACCCACATGGGCGATGTCCCTGCGTGGCTTGATCTGGTCTATGCCAAATGGCTCGGCCCTGCCGATTATCTCATCCACTGCGGCGACATCACATCCCCTCAGGCTTGGTCCTATTTCATGCAGCACGACAATTTCATCTGCGTGCGTGGCAATTGTGACTGGGATCCGCAACTCGTTGACCAGCTCGACCACATGGCGACCGTTCAGATCGGTCCGCTGACTGTCGGGGCTACCCATGGCTGGGGGCCGCGTCCGCAGGTTTCGTGCAAGGTCGCCGAAGCGTTCGGGCCGGAGTACGATCTCGTCTGTTACGGCCATACCCACCGGCGGGACTGGTCTGTCGTGCAGGGAGTGCAGTTGCTCAATCCCGGTTCCCTTGGCGAATTCGGTTCCCTTGCCCTCGTGACGGTCGATGTATCCGGAGCCATGGACTGCGAGTTCGTGGACGCTGTATAG
- a CDS encoding DUF4389 domain-containing protein has protein sequence MATVSKPTTADRTSILKRFLVTLVCMIFFEVTGLLIQLAVLFQYGYLLIAKKRSEPLRAFTNNLSLYGYRLMRYNTLNENKRPFPFGQFPEDSECEPSARQVQFK, from the coding sequence ATGGCGACAGTGAGCAAACCGACGACTGCGGACAGAACTTCGATCCTGAAACGTTTTCTGGTGACACTGGTGTGCATGATCTTTTTCGAGGTGACCGGACTGCTGATCCAACTGGCCGTGTTGTTTCAGTATGGATACCTGCTTATCGCGAAAAAACGCAGCGAACCGCTTCGCGCTTTCACCAACAATCTTTCCCTGTATGGATACCGTCTGATGCGCTACAACACGCTGAACGAAAACAAGCGGCCGTTTCCGTTTGGTCAGTTCCCTGAAGACAGTGAGTGCGAACCGTCTGCGCGTCAGGTTCAGTTCAAGTAG
- a CDS encoding cysteine-rich small domain-containing protein produces MDNSHRFFCNRDCQYFPCHTTSKPEEFNCLFCFCPLYFFDECGGNYRILESGVKDCTNCMIPHVPRGYDHILAKLKERFADMKRDAAVSKKDAGE; encoded by the coding sequence ATGGATAACAGCCATCGTTTTTTCTGCAATCGGGATTGCCAGTATTTCCCGTGTCATACTACCTCCAAGCCGGAGGAGTTCAACTGCCTGTTCTGTTTCTGCCCATTGTATTTTTTTGATGAGTGCGGCGGGAATTACCGTATTTTGGAGAGCGGGGTGAAGGACTGCACCAACTGCATGATCCCTCATGTTCCCAGAGGATATGACCATATCCTTGCCAAACTCAAGGAGCGGTTCGCTGACATGAAGAGGGATGCTGCGGTGTCGAAAAAAGACGCCGGAGAATGA
- a CDS encoding HD-GYP domain-containing protein: protein MIKKIAIEELQPGMEVVRLSSEVWEHLPFLYTEPGPITSDEQVDRIRSEGYLHAFIQTADAEPMEKKLDRLLTERLRTPPTKPRVPFDEEIRVAEVAYKNAIGQARRIIHDVKLGKKVDYEASVETVDNIVDSAVRNPDTLLCLSKLSNYDEYTYAHSINVSTIAVVFGEYLGMSRDELVQLGIAGMLHDLGKTAVPSRIINKRARLTTDEFDIIKRHPQYGHDILKRQEDIPAEILDAVRNHHEKYNGSGYPRQRTKDEIPPFARILSLADVYDALTSDRSYKEAILPNKALAIMYGMREQDFDPLEVQMFIKCLGIFPSGSLVKLNTGFYGLVYESNPSLPLMPKIKIILDEDLHPIPSELVDLAAEQALGKKNLEILECADPASYKLNIRTHLTRRN, encoded by the coding sequence ATGATAAAGAAGATCGCCATAGAGGAACTTCAACCCGGCATGGAAGTCGTCAGGCTTTCCAGCGAAGTATGGGAGCACCTGCCATTCCTCTATACCGAGCCGGGACCGATCACGTCTGACGAACAGGTGGACCGCATCCGTTCCGAGGGCTACCTGCACGCCTTTATCCAGACAGCCGACGCCGAACCCATGGAAAAGAAGCTCGACCGTCTGCTCACCGAGCGTCTGCGGACACCGCCGACAAAACCGCGCGTTCCCTTTGACGAGGAAATCAGGGTAGCCGAGGTGGCTTATAAAAACGCCATCGGTCAGGCACGCCGAATCATTCATGACGTCAAACTCGGCAAAAAGGTGGACTACGAAGCTTCAGTCGAAACAGTGGACAACATTGTGGATTCCGCCGTCCGCAACCCGGACACACTCCTGTGTCTTTCAAAACTCTCCAACTACGACGAGTACACCTACGCGCACAGCATCAACGTATCGACCATCGCGGTCGTCTTCGGCGAATATCTCGGAATGAGCCGGGATGAGCTTGTGCAACTCGGCATTGCAGGCATGCTGCACGACCTCGGCAAAACCGCAGTTCCCTCCCGCATCATCAACAAACGCGCCCGCCTCACGACAGACGAATTCGACATAATCAAACGCCACCCGCAATACGGCCACGACATCCTCAAACGGCAGGAGGACATCCCGGCGGAAATCCTTGATGCGGTTCGCAATCATCACGAGAAGTACAACGGCAGCGGTTATCCCCGGCAGCGGACCAAGGACGAGATCCCGCCCTTTGCCCGCATCCTCAGTCTGGCCGATGTCTATGACGCCCTGACCAGTGACCGCTCCTACAAGGAAGCCATCCTGCCCAACAAGGCACTCGCCATCATGTACGGCATGCGTGAACAGGATTTCGACCCGCTCGAAGTGCAGATGTTCATCAAGTGCCTCGGCATCTTCCCGTCCGGCAGTCTGGTCAAACTCAACACCGGATTCTACGGATTGGTCTATGAATCGAACCCGTCCCTGCCTCTCATGCCCAAGATAAAAATCATCCTTGATGAAGACCTGCATCCCATTCCGTCGGAGCTGGTCGATCTTGCGGCAGAACAGGCCTTGGGCAAGAAAAATCTGGAAATACTTGAATGTGCCGATCCGGCATCATACAAGCTCAACATCAGGACGCACCTTACACGCAGAAACTGA
- a CDS encoding flagellar brake protein: protein MSAETANAVSTPTVAPSGTKVTKIPGVQLSVSPGKDVVIRIPDVEQSYRGKIVGFDPYDYIIANVRLPSSVRKQLTFGGQLILKYIHKGTVYGFKAAVHNAITSPAPLIFFDYPDQIEKLDLRRASRHTCRIDGMLHTLDGDMDCMVVNVSESGCKISARAGSKDLLKKTSVDDTMVVSMNLGHYGMLKLPVAVRNKSLQKGIISMGTMFLDIRKNEVDLIQKYLDKVARLTR from the coding sequence ATGTCCGCTGAAACCGCGAACGCTGTCAGCACTCCCACGGTTGCTCCGTCAGGGACCAAGGTCACCAAAATTCCCGGTGTCCAGCTTTCCGTGTCTCCCGGCAAGGATGTGGTCATTCGCATCCCCGATGTGGAACAGAGTTATCGCGGCAAAATCGTCGGATTCGATCCTTATGACTACATCATCGCCAACGTGCGCCTCCCCTCGTCTGTTCGCAAACAACTGACCTTCGGCGGTCAGCTTATCCTCAAATACATCCACAAAGGCACGGTCTACGGTTTCAAAGCCGCTGTACACAATGCCATCACCTCCCCCGCCCCACTCATCTTCTTCGACTATCCCGACCAGATTGAAAAACTGGACCTCAGACGCGCCTCCCGCCACACCTGCCGTATCGACGGCATGCTCCATACTCTGGACGGGGACATGGACTGCATGGTCGTCAATGTCAGCGAAAGCGGCTGCAAGATTTCAGCCCGCGCCGGGAGCAAGGACCTACTCAAAAAGACCAGCGTGGACGACACCATGGTGGTTTCCATGAATCTCGGACACTACGGAATGCTCAAGCTGCCCGTGGCTGTACGCAACAAATCCCTCCAAAAGGGGATTATCTCCATGGGCACCATGTTTCTGGATATTCGCAAAAACGAGGTCGACCTCATCCAGAAGTATCTGGACAAGGTGGCACGTCTCACCAGGTAG